The nucleotide window TTCCGGCTGGTGTACGAGGTTCCCACCGCCGAAGTTCGGGCTGTGGTGGTTTCCCTGGCCCGCTGAGCCCGAACACCAGCGGGCGAGCGAGCGAATCGGTTTGACATCGGTCGGGGCCCCTGACCCCTGCCAACGTCCCCCAACGAACTGCCTGAAATCGTACGCCTAACGTCCCCTCCCCTTTGGGGCTCATTGGGGGACGTTGGGACGGGACCTCTGAGAGTGACTCTGAGAGTCGCCGACGCCCCCGACCCGTCTCCTCCCCTGGCCGGCGGCATCCGGCGCGATGGCGCCCGCATCTCGGATTTGTTAGTTTGATGCGGGCCCAAACCCTCCAGGTCTCAAGGGGCGAAGCATGCCGAGCCGAGCGCCCGCGGTCATGGTGAGTTCCACATTCTACGACTTACGGCAGATTAGGGCGGACCTGACCACGTTCATCGTCGATGACCTTGGGTATGTCCCCTTGCTGTCTGAACTCAACTCGTTTCCTGTCGACCCCGATGCCGCGACGATCGAGAACTGCCGCCGCAGGGTCGAGGAAGACGCCGACATCTTGGTTCTCATCGTCGGAGGCCGATATGGCTCCGTCGATTCCAAGTCTGCCCGATCGGTCACCAACCTTGAGTATCTGACCGCTCGCGCGAAGGGCATTCCCGTCTACGCCTTCGTTGAGAAGAAAGTGCTCGCCGTGGTACCTGTGTGGCGCCAGAATCCCGATGCTAACTTTACCGGGATCGTCGACGATCCTCGCGTTCTCCACTTTATCGATCAGGTTCGATCGGTCGATCAAGTGTGGACTCATGAGTTCGAAACCGCCCAGGAGATCATCGACACCCTGCGCATGCAGCTAGCGTACCTGATGACCGAAGGCCTCTCATGGCGCCAACAGCTGCGACAGCGCTCTCGCGAATCGCGGATCCTCGAACGGCTCAAGAGCGAATCGCTTCGCCTGGCCCTTGAACGTCCACTGGCTTGGGAGTACCGCCTCTTCAGCCAGGTCTTGGCCGACGAAGTTGAAAATTGGTGTGATCTCAAGCGGGACTATCAGCTTGGTGTGGTCCTCGGTCTCGGAGAGTATCTCGCGCTTGAGGATTTTCATCCTTGGATGCAGGCGCGAATGGCCGAGCTTAAGCGAACGGTCGCGGCCGCAGTCACCCTCGTCAATGAGGTCGCGCCGCAGGCCTTTGGCCCACTGGGGACACACGGAGATCCCGAGACCATCGTGTTCGTTGCCCGGCGCATTGGGGACGTCTATCGCCATCTGTTGGAGTGGGCGCAAATGGTGCGACGCGCGGCTGTGGATGAGAGACTCACCGCCGTCGTCACGGAACTTGCTGGATTCGCAGATGGCATCATCGGACAGATTGAAAGCCTGGGCCCCCGCGTCCTCGCTGGCATTGACGAGGCGTTGGCACAGCCGTCCA belongs to Candidatus Methylomirabilota bacterium and includes:
- a CDS encoding DUF4062 domain-containing protein, whose translation is MPSRAPAVMVSSTFYDLRQIRADLTTFIVDDLGYVPLLSELNSFPVDPDAATIENCRRRVEEDADILVLIVGGRYGSVDSKSARSVTNLEYLTARAKGIPVYAFVEKKVLAVVPVWRQNPDANFTGIVDDPRVLHFIDQVRSVDQVWTHEFETAQEIIDTLRMQLAYLMTEGLSWRQQLRQRSRESRILERLKSESLRLALERPLAWEYRLFSQVLADEVENWCDLKRDYQLGVVLGLGEYLALEDFHPWMQARMAELKRTVAAAVTLVNEVAPQAFGPLGTHGDPETIVFVARRIGDVYRHLLEWAQMVRRAAVDERLTAVVTELAGFADGIIGQIESLGPRVLAGIDEALAQPSSEGVKVLHVTLELAIPNVERFQQALDQALLDLGLSYDA